A window of Chaetodon trifascialis isolate fChaTrf1 chromosome 3, fChaTrf1.hap1, whole genome shotgun sequence genomic DNA:
TTGTGCTTTCATAATTTACGGAGCAATTAGGACAATTATGGTGACATTACTGCCCGGCGACTCGCTCGTCCTTCATCGTCTCTTTGTGATTTAATTGGCCGTGCCACGTCAAGAGGCAGGAGGTTTGAAGTTCTGAGGCTGCAGAGCTCAGTGTGACAAATTCAATCAAACACTGCTGGAGGAGCCACGTCTGAAGACACACCAGTGTCTTTGTTTCTCCCAGATATACGCCATCAGCGCTTCCAATGGCGTCGCTGTCACCAGCAGTAGACATTTTGTCCTGTTAGAAAAGATATTTGTTGCTACACTGTCAGTGCAGTTTTCCTCCAACCTGCAATTATCAGTGTGGACTGAATCGTAAACAATATTTGTGTTTCCCGCAGTAATCATTTTAAAGCTGGATTTCCTCTCGGCCAAGAATCACGACATCTTCCTGCGTCACCACCTCAGAAATAAGCTTTTATCTGCCAATGAAAAGGGCTGTCAGAtttagaaaatgacattttgaagtaatgacagcagcaaagaggaaagcagggacgcagaggaggggtgaggtgtcaggagaagaaagaggaagaggaacaagagagggaagaaggcctgacagagaggaaacgcaaatcaaaaataaattcaTCCACAATGATCCACCGCTGCTGgaaggcagtgaagaagaagaagaagcagaagaagaagaagaagaagaagaagaagaagaagaagaagaagaagaagaagaagaagaagaagaagcagctcctCGAGGTGCGGATGCTTCCAGGAGACCTTTTCAAAGGGATTGTCCATGAGGGGTCAGTTTTTAAAGGCCTAGCTCCTAgcaagaggtgtgtgtgtgcacgcacacttGATGTCTTGGTGGTCATACCTCAGCCTTGAGTGTAACCTTGTGTGGCTGCCTGcggccttgtgtgtgtgtgtgtgtgtgtgtgtgtgtgtgtgtgtgtgtgtgtgtgtgtgtgtgtgtgtgtgtgtgtgtgagagtgtgtccGTTCTTGTGTACAGTacgtctgcatgtgtgagtgtgtgtgtttatgtgtgtgtgtgttttcccccgGCGCTGCATGTGTGCTGGTTAGAGCATTAATGATGTGTCTGGGGAGCACTGCCTCTACATAATTTATCAACCAGGATTTATTAGCCGCAGAATTAACTTGTAGGGGCCGGGGAGCACGCGATGCATTTGTTCTTGTTTGGGGATTTATGCGTGTGGATGCATCGTCACTCCCCCGCGATCCATTTCTCTCCATCAGCCTCCTGCCACGGGGACGTCCCCGGCCGTATAATTGGCCaagttattttaattttagtcGAGCTTGAATTGCAATTCATGGCGGCGCTCTTCAGagcgtctgtgtgctgtgtggaggCTTGTTTTTAGCTCATAGCCCGATCCTTTATCCCTGCATCACTGCCTGtcaaaactttcaaaataaagcacaaagaGCAGTTAGTTCAGATGAATTTAGAGAAATAATAACACACTGGAATACAAAGACAGTGAGAAATACAAACTGTGAGGTTTCATTGGTACATACCACAGCATATCcaataaaagcagctgctgtcGCCAAATGTTGTGCATCTGAACATCTGTGAGGCCTTCACTGTCCTCTTGTTTCTGATCATAGTGTTTCTGTCATTGGTTTATTTGTGATTATCTCATCAACTCACttccttttttgtctgtgttgcaGATCACAGAGATGGGGAAGGAGTCGCTCCCTGCCTGGCTCCACTGGGATGCCAGCAGCAGAATCCTGCAGGGTCTACCTTTGGAGGAGGACAAAGGTGTCCATTACATCTCTGTATCCATCTCCAACCACACcaaatcctcctcttcttcagaggTGTTTTCCATCGAGGTGCACCCTGAGGATCATTTGGACGCAGATTCAGCCCAGCTGGCGTCCAACCAGGCCTCgactgaagacgacgtccagCCGTTCATGTGTGGCAACGAGGAGCCGGTCACGGTGCTGACGGTGATCCTGGATGCAGATCTGACCAAGATGACCTCAGAGCAGAGGGTGGAGCTCCTGGATAACATGAGGAGCTTCTCTGGGGTGGGGCTGCAGCACATGAAGATACTCCCTGTGGTCAACAACCGGCTGTTCGACATGTCTGCCTTCATGGCTGGACCAGGCAACGCTAAAAAGGTGAGTAAATGATAAATGAGAATGGATGCTGCTGAGCGCACGAGTATCTGGTTTTGTGGATTAAGTAAatgtttgtgagtgagtgaataatTGAACATGTCATTTGATCAGATGGATAATTAGATGAACAATCCTCAATGTCTCCGCAGGTGGTGGAGAATGGAGCTCTGTTGTCCTGGAAGCTCGGCTGCTCGCTGGAGCAGAGCACAGTCCCAAATATCAACAGCGTCCAGGGTCCTGCTAAGGAGGGCGCAATGTCAGCCAAGCTGGGCTACCCTGTGGTGGGCTGGCACATTGCCAACAAGAAGCCGCATGTCCCCAAGCGGGTCAGACGCCAATTAAACAACACTCCAACGCCTGTCCTGGCAGTGCTTCCTCCAACAACTGTAGTGGAGCCTCCAGTGAGGATTATCCCaaccctctcctccccctctatTGCTGCGCCAACAGAAAGCTCTGCTCCGCCGGTAAGAGGCCCTGTTCCCCTACCAGGCAGGCCGACGATCAGAATCCGTGACACTATTGCCCACACCCCAACCCTGGGACCCCCTCAACCAACAAGGGTGTTGGAGACCACAAGCAATATTCTCATTCAGCCAACCATGACCAGGCCTACTTATGTGGAGGCCACTGCCACACCACCCACACCTACCAGAAGACCCACCAAGAAACCTAAGAGACCCAAAACCACACCGGTGCCCAGAGAGCCAAAGACCTCCACAGCTAAGACATCCAGGCGCACCACACCATCACCTGGTGTCATCCCGGATCCATACAATGAGAAGCCTGTCCTGCGTAACCCCATTGACCAGGTCAATGCGTTGGTGGGCACCTACTTCGAGGTTAAGATCCCGTCTGATACATTCTTTGATAAAGAGGATGGCACAACAGACAAGCTGCGTCTAACTCTGAGGCAGAACCACAATGACGTAGTTAGAGAGGGCTCCTGGATCCAGTTCAACACCACCAGCCAGCTCCTTTACGGCCTTCCTGATGTCCAGCATGTGGGGAAACATGAATACTTCATGCAGGCGACTGACAAAGGTGGCCTGAATGCAATTGATGCTTTTGAGGTCCGTGTGAACCGTTGGCCCATCAATGACAAGACCCCTGTGATCTTCACGGCCCGGTTTGACGGAGAGCCACGTTCAGTGACAAATGACATCCACAAGAAGATCCTTCTGGTCAAGAAGCTGGCATATGCTCTGGGGGATCGCAACAGCAGTACGGTCAGTCTAAGAAATATCAGCAAAGGGTCCATTGTGGTGGAGTGGACGAACACCAGCCTCCCACAGCACCCATGTCCAAAGGAACAGCTCACAGCCATGAGCAACATACTCGCCACTAACGAAGGAGAACCCACAGCTACCTTCAGGTACGCCATGGGGCCGGAGTTCACACCACTGGACGTCATGGTCAAGGGAAGGGCAAGCTGCAGAACACACTCCTTCATCCCACCAGGAGAAATTGATATACCAGAACCTCCAGCAGTCACTCCAGCATTGGGAACGGGCCGACAGAGCACCGATGACGTCTATCTCCACACAGTCATTCCCGCCGTGGTGGTGGCAGCCATCTTGCTGATAGCAGGTATCATTGCGATGATCTGCTATAGGAAGAAACGAAAGGGCAAGTTGACCATCGAGGACCAGGCCACCTTCATCAAAAAAGGAGTGCCGATTATCTTTGCAGACGAACTTGACGACTCTAAGCCCCCTCCATCTTCCAGTATGCCCCTGATTCTACAGGAAGAGAAGCCCCCGCTTCCACCCCCAGAGTACCCCAACATGGCCACGCCAGAGACCACTCCCCTCAACCAGGAGCTGCTGGGGGAGTACACAGCTCTGCGAGACGAGGACCCGAATGCGCCTCCCTACCAGCCACCGCCACCCTTCACCACTCCCATGGAGGGCAAAGGCTCCCGTCCCAAGAACATGACTCCCTACAGATCTCCACCTCCATATGTGCCCCCCTAAGACTTGTTTAACCCTCCCCTCAtagggtggagggaggggatgCCTGAGGAACTGTGACGGTTTCCATtctggtgtctgtctgtctggacaTTTACAGGGAGCGAAGAAAAGAGGTGCTAAAGTACAAAACAGCTACAGGGGACTTTGGTTTGGGAGGGGCAGTCATGAGGTGGGTGGGGTTTTACAGTAAATGGATGGGATGATTGGTTGAAACAGCTGGGAGGGACTACTGTTTTCGTGGTAGCCCAGCGACTACAGTGGCCTAAGACAAACAAATTTTCGTCACGTTGGCTTTGGGATCGGCCAGTTGGTCAGAGGCGGCGATCGGGAGTCGTGTTCTCCCTTCccagcatttcatttcttcctctgttcatttaaaatactggcttttatttgttttgttttttctcattatcCCAAGgttattatcttttttttctggacTGAACTGTTTGCCTAACAActcttcttttgtcttgctTTGAAATAATACGAGAAGACAGTGAACTGCCATCAGACCACTGCAGGCATCAGCTCGTGTTTTTAATAAAGAGTGAGATTCTCTGCGAATGAAAAAAGCTCTCAGCGGGATCTCAGATCAGCCCTGCAGACGACACGAGAGACCGGGAGgccgaggtgtgtgtgtgtgtgtgtgtgtgtgtgtgtgtgtgtgtgtgtgtgtgtgtgtgtgtgtgtgtgtgtgtgtgtgtggatgagtggGTGTGTTTATTCAGATTCAATACGGTTTGCCTTTTAACACTAGTTGTCTGTTTCTATCCTTATTCACAATGTCTAGTAAAGATGAGAATAACAAGGTAGCCTAAAAAAGATTTagagatgaataataaataatttgtttgtttcattggTTTTAAAATTCACTGTATATCTGGAAGATGTTCTGATAGATCGTGCTATATTTTTTGGGCGGTGGAGGAAAGCGTGAAGAAAGGGATCGCCTCGCCAAAATAAGCCGCAGAggctctttcttcctgtttgattGAGCG
This region includes:
- the dag1 gene encoding dystroglycan 1; translation: MRNKLSVGGLEASRGLRVRLPRTRASLLGLLLAVAAWLPPPVCAEVEIDMLDEMVLMEDGGEAGRRGELEASMHSSFLQDFQEVTAGIRAMDAAALESTVTQQNMAAPAAFPDSSAVVGRIFQMKVPNKMEDVYLGDIVKITEMGKESLPAWLHWDASSRILQGLPLEEDKGVHYISVSISNHTKSSSSSEVFSIEVHPEDHLDADSAQLASNQASTEDDVQPFMCGNEEPVTVLTVILDADLTKMTSEQRVELLDNMRSFSGVGLQHMKILPVVNNRLFDMSAFMAGPGNAKKVVENGALLSWKLGCSLEQSTVPNINSVQGPAKEGAMSAKLGYPVVGWHIANKKPHVPKRVRRQLNNTPTPVLAVLPPTTVVEPPVRIIPTLSSPSIAAPTESSAPPVRGPVPLPGRPTIRIRDTIAHTPTLGPPQPTRVLETTSNILIQPTMTRPTYVEATATPPTPTRRPTKKPKRPKTTPVPREPKTSTAKTSRRTTPSPGVIPDPYNEKPVLRNPIDQVNALVGTYFEVKIPSDTFFDKEDGTTDKLRLTLRQNHNDVVREGSWIQFNTTSQLLYGLPDVQHVGKHEYFMQATDKGGLNAIDAFEVRVNRWPINDKTPVIFTARFDGEPRSVTNDIHKKILLVKKLAYALGDRNSSTVSLRNISKGSIVVEWTNTSLPQHPCPKEQLTAMSNILATNEGEPTATFRYAMGPEFTPLDVMVKGRASCRTHSFIPPGEIDIPEPPAVTPALGTGRQSTDDVYLHTVIPAVVVAAILLIAGIIAMICYRKKRKGKLTIEDQATFIKKGVPIIFADELDDSKPPPSSSMPLILQEEKPPLPPPEYPNMATPETTPLNQELLGEYTALRDEDPNAPPYQPPPPFTTPMEGKGSRPKNMTPYRSPPPYVPP